The following coding sequences lie in one Filimonas effusa genomic window:
- a CDS encoding thioredoxin family protein, with amino-acid sequence MRQICFIFFVLFLLGKFEPGKCQQQPAKTAFKKSAIHFEERIGWQDILAKAKKESKYIFLDCFTTWCGPCKNMDAEVYTDDSVGAFFNRNFISIKLQMDRSKADSEATKSRYKDAVCISKKYEITAYPTLLFLSPDGELVHRHEGFLKPSKFVLLATAAMEPGRKFVDPVKELREAIKSYQKRGEKLSDLKPLIDQAIAAKRKIMADSLSQVYLERLRSEEKNNLYKKEVLLFIGNSKLGFEDPLLSLFYPDGSKADAIVGSKGFSQFVVDRYIKKNYFSRDSVFKKDSMSVNWDSITSVIAKRFSVEYANRGRSAAQLRWYELRKREEQFKYGFIKLIDSFGISAVLIYDHLLGSSSRYEDGRKNSAIIVNAVCDDLILKKSDETAITDWGINCMRKLVQDGENDSTAWWNVYTFDTYACLLYKRGLIDQAICYENKALALLRADLNTPKDYINSYEATLLKMKEGAPLFSKTK; translated from the coding sequence ATGCGTCAAATATGTTTTATATTTTTCGTGCTATTTCTTTTAGGCAAATTCGAGCCAGGCAAATGTCAGCAACAACCAGCAAAGACCGCTTTTAAAAAGTCTGCTATACATTTCGAAGAACGAATTGGATGGCAAGATATTCTTGCAAAGGCAAAAAAAGAGTCGAAATACATATTTTTAGACTGCTTCACGACATGGTGTGGTCCTTGTAAGAATATGGATGCTGAAGTTTATACTGATGATAGTGTTGGTGCTTTTTTTAATAGGAACTTTATTTCTATAAAGTTACAAATGGACAGATCAAAAGCGGATTCGGAGGCTACAAAGAGTAGATATAAGGATGCGGTTTGTATTTCTAAAAAGTATGAAATAACTGCATATCCTACTCTTTTATTCTTAAGCCCGGATGGAGAACTAGTTCATAGGCATGAAGGGTTTCTTAAGCCTTCAAAGTTTGTCCTTCTTGCCACTGCTGCAATGGAACCTGGTCGTAAATTCGTTGATCCGGTTAAGGAATTGCGTGAGGCCATTAAGAGCTACCAAAAAAGAGGGGAAAAGCTAAGCGATTTGAAACCACTTATAGATCAGGCAATAGCTGCAAAAAGAAAAATAATGGCAGACAGTTTATCTCAGGTCTACCTAGAAAGGCTTCGTAGTGAAGAAAAAAATAATTTATACAAGAAGGAGGTATTGTTGTTTATTGGAAACTCTAAGTTGGGTTTTGAAGATCCTTTGCTTTCATTATTCTATCCTGATGGAAGTAAAGCCGATGCAATTGTTGGGTCTAAAGGCTTTTCACAATTTGTTGTAGATAGATATATCAAGAAGAATTATTTCAGCCGAGATTCTGTATTTAAAAAAGATAGCATGTCTGTTAATTGGGATTCTATTACTTCTGTAATAGCCAAGCGCTTTTCTGTAGAATACGCTAATAGGGGGAGAAGTGCGGCACAGCTTAGGTGGTACGAGTTACGAAAAAGAGAGGAGCAATTTAAATATGGTTTTATTAAATTGATTGATAGCTTTGGAATTAGTGCTGTTCTCATTTACGATCATTTATTGGGTAGCTCCTCCAGATATGAGGATGGAAGAAAGAATTCTGCTATTATTGTAAATGCAGTCTGTGATGATTTAATTCTTAAAAAATCTGACGAAACTGCTATTACAGATTGGGGTATTAATTGTATGAGGAAGTTAGTACAAGATGGAGAAAATGACTCTACAGCTTGGTGGAATGTTTACACATTTGATACTTATGCGTGTCTTCTCTATAAAAGAGGTCTAATTGATCAAGCCATTTGCTATGAAAACAAAGCTTTAGCCTTGCTGAGAGCAGACCTTAATACTCCTAAAGACTATATAAATAGCTATGAGGCTACTCTTCTGAAAATGAAAGAGGGAGCACCTTTGTTTTCTAAAACTAAGTAA
- a CDS encoding ATP-binding protein — translation MPASAWHEYINEPTLADAIMDRLTAKAHRIELKGESMRKKTQKS, via the coding sequence TTGCCTGCCTCTGCCTGGCATGAGTACATCAACGAGCCCACACTGGCAGATGCAATTATGGACAGACTGACAGCCAAAGCCCATCGTATTGAACTAAAAGGGGAATCAATGAGAAAGAAAACTCAAAAATCGTAA